From a single Camarhynchus parvulus chromosome 20, STF_HiC, whole genome shotgun sequence genomic region:
- the PFDN4 gene encoding prefoldin subunit 4: MAATMKKAAAEDVNVTFEDQQKINKFARNTSRITELKEEIEVKKKQLQNLEDACDDIMLLDDADSHLIPYQIGDVFISHSLEETQEMLEEAKRSLQEEIEALESRVESIQSVLSDLKVQLYAKFGNNINLEAEDS; encoded by the exons ATGGCCGCCACCATGAAGAAGGCG GCTGCAGAAGATGTCAATGTCACCTTTGAAGATCAACAGAAAATTAACAAGTTTGCTAGAAACACCAGCAGGATCACAgagctgaaagaagaaatagaagtgAAGAAG aagcagctgcagaaccTGGAGGATGCCTGTGATGACATCATGCTGCTGGATGATGCTGATTCCCACCTGATTCCCTACCAGATTGGGGATGTCTTCATCAGTCACTCCCTGGAGGAGActcaggagatgctggaggAGGCCAAG aggaGTTTACAGGAGGAAATTGAAGCGCTGGAATCCCGAGTGGAGTCCATCCAGAGCGTGTTGTCTGACCTCAAAGTTCAGCTCTATGCAAAGTTTGGAAATAACATAAATCTGGAGGCTGAGGACAGTTAA